One Balaenoptera musculus isolate JJ_BM4_2016_0621 chromosome 13, mBalMus1.pri.v3, whole genome shotgun sequence genomic region harbors:
- the LOC118906103 gene encoding protein FAM136A-like: MAELQQLRAQEAVDSMMKSLERENIWKMQGLMYRCSGGCCEDSQASMQQVHQCIERCHAPLAQAQALVTSELEKFQDSLARCTMHCNDKAKDSIDAGSKELQVKRQLESCVT, encoded by the coding sequence ATGGCGGAGCTGCAGCAGCTCCGGGCGCAGGAGGCGGTGGACTCTATGATGAAGAGTCTGGAGAGAGAGAACATCTGGAAGATGCAGGGCCTCATGTACCGGTGCAGCGGCGGCTGTTGTGAGGATAGCCAGGCCTCCATGCAGCAAGTGCACCAGTGCATTGAGCGCTGCCATGCACCTCTGGCTCAAGCCCAGGCCCTGGTGACCAGCGAGCTGGAGAAGTTCCAGGACAGCCTGGCCCGGTGCACTATGCATTGCAACGACAAAGCCAAAGATTCAATAGATGCGGGGAGTAAAGAGCTTCAGGTGAAGCGGCAGCTGGAGAGCTGTGTGACCTAG